In Campylobacter sp., the DNA window CGCTATCAGACGGGCCGAATATGCTAAATTTACAGCAGCTAGAGCGCGTCGTCGCGCAGACGCTTGCAATTCAAAAAGCACTCGGATTTTAAAATTTTAATATATTGGCAAAACTTGCTTTTTCTTGACGCCTAATTAAAAGACGGTTTGAAATTTTAACGCTCGTCGGACGGGCGTTAAAATTTTTATAATACACGCATGGTTCACACCTAAAAATGTAAAAACATCTGAGCATAAATCGATAGACTTATCATTGCCCTTGATCATTGTCTGTTTTACCAAAAAATTCAAACTTTCAAGTTTATAAATTTTTAAGCCTTAAATTTAAAAATTTCACCCACCTCGATGCCTAAAATTTTTGAAATTTTATAAATATGCTCTAAATTAAAGTGCTTGTCGTAGCGGCAGCTCTCGCAGTTTGAGTAAAACGCGACCGACTTTATATC includes these proteins:
- a CDS encoding helix-turn-helix transcriptional regulator yields the protein MSENLAFFDGDEIQNFYLQISANVRKLRESKGMSQLDMALSMDIKSVAFYSNCESCRYDKHFNLEHIYKISKILGIEVGEIFKFKA